CGGCACCCATATCGATCCCTACTACGCCGAGTGGGCGCTGGATCTGCAGCTGCGCTTCCTCGACCGTTTCCTCAAAGATCAGCCCGACCGCATGGACGGCGTGGCCCCGGTGCGACTGGCGATCCGGCACGGGCGCGAGATCGAATGGCGAGACGCCGCGGACTTCCCGCTCCCGCAGACCAAGTGGCGCGAGCTTCACCTCGGCGACCGCGTCCTCGACTGGGACCCGCCCGAGGACGCCACGACGGTGGCCTATCCCGCCAGCTTCGACACCGCCCCAGCGTCCGAACCGCTCGAGCTGACCGGTCCGGTCGCGCTGCGGCTGTGGCTGAGCGCCGACCAGGACGACCTCGACGTCTTCGCGCGAGTGCAGCACATCGGCACCGATGGCGAGCCGATCCCGGGTGTCGGCCCGCAAGGCGACGCGGTCCCGATGGCCATGGGCTGGCTCAAGGCTTCCCACCGCGAGACCGACCCCGAGCGGTCGCTGCCGCACCGGCCGTGGCACCCCCACGCCCGCGAGATCGCCCTCGTGCCCGGCGAGCCGACCCTGCTCGAGGTCGAGATCTGGCCCACCAGCATCACCCTCGCGCCGGGCGAGCGGCTGCGCCTGGAATTGGTCGTCGGGGACAGCGACCTCGGCTTCCTGACCCACGACCACCCCGATCTACGCCGCCCGGCGACCACCGCCGCCATCCACGTCGGCGGCGACCACGCCTCCCACCTGCTCGTCCCCGTCATCCCGCGATAGCGCCCCACTGCCGCCCCGTGCCGGCCTCTCCCGAAAAGGAATCGCCCATGCGACGACTCGTGGACATCTCGGTCCCGCTGCAGAGCGGAATCGCCTCCGACCCACCCGGCCACCGGCCCTCGATCACCTACATCGACCACCAGCAGTCAGTCCCGGACATGCTCCGCTTCTTCCCGGGCGCGACGGCCGCGGACCTGCCCGACGGCGAGGGCTGGGCGATCGAGCGGATCGAGGCCACCACCCACACCGGCACCCACCTCGACGCCCCCTATCACTACGCGTCCACTATGGACGGAGGCCGCCCGGCCATCACGATCGACGAGGTCCCCCTGCACTGGTGCTTCCAGAATGGGGTCAAGCTCGACTTCCGCCACCTCCCCGACGGCCACGTCGTCACCCCCGCCGACATCGACACCGAGCTCGACCGGATCGGCCACCAGCTGCGCCCGCTCGACATCGTGCTGGTCAACACCCGCGCCGGCACCCGCTACGGCCAGGACGACTACGTCGCCTCCGGCTGCGGAGTCGGCCGCGCCGCCACCCTGCACGTGCTCGAACAAGGAGTGCGGGTGACCGGCACCGACGCCTGGAGCTGGGACGCCCCGTTCTCGTTCACCGCCGAGCGCTACGCCCGCGACCACGACGCCTCCGTCATCTGGGAGGGCCACCGGGCAGGCCGCGAGATCGGCTACTGCCACCTCGAGAAGCTGCACAACCTGGAGAGCCTCCCGGCATACGGCTTTCAGGTTGCCTGCTTCCCGGTCAAGATCCACGCGGCGTCGGCAGGCTGGACCCGCGCGGTGGCGATCTTCGACGAGGAGACGGCATGAGAATCGGTTCCTTGCTCGTCGACGGTGTGCCGCGCTACGGCGTCATCGACGGCGATCGCATCGATCTGCTTCCCGAGACCGCAGACGTCTTCGAAGTGCTCGCCGCCGGGCAAGCCGTAGCGGCAGGCGAACGGTCGGCCTGGGACGAAACCGCCTCGATCGCCGTCCCGGTGCCGATCGCCAGCATCCGCGACTTCATCACCTTCGAACAGCACACGGCCGGCTCGCTCCGCGCGATCACCGGGAACAGCGACGTCCCGGACGCGTGGTACGAAGCGCCCGCTTTCTACTTCACCAACCCGCATGCGGCGATCGGCTCCGGCGCACCGGTCCCGATGCCGCCCGGATGCGAAGTGCTGGACTTCGAACTCGAAGTCGCGGTCGTGATCGGCACCGCGGGTTTCAACCTGTCCGCGGCCGAGGCGGTGAACCACATCGCCGGGTTCACCATTCTCAACGACTGGTCCGCCCGCGACCTGCAGAGCCGGGAAATGCGCGTCGGTCTCGGGCCGGCCAAGGGCAAGGACACCGCCACCACCCTCGGCCCAGTGCTCGTCACCCCCGACGAACTCGCCCACTACGAAAGCGATGGCCGGTACGACCTCGCCATGGAGGTCTTCGTCAACGACGCCCGCATCGGCGGCGACACACTCGCGAACATGGCCTGGACCTTCGCCGAGCTGATCGCCTACGCCAGCCGCGGCACCTGGGTCCGGCCCGGCGACGTGCTCGGCTCCGGCACCTGCGGCAGCGGCTGCCTCGCCGAACTGTGGGGATGGCACGGCGAGCGGCAACCACCGCCACTGCGCATCGGCGACACCGTCCGCATGACCGTGCAAGGGATCGGCACCATCCACAACACCGTGATCGCCGGGCCGCCTCTGCACGACGTTCCGCCCGCTCGCCGCTCACGCTGAAGGCGAAACCTCCACGACCGTCGATTCTCGTGCGAGCATCCCGGATCGCGTGCCGCACCGGAGCACCGGTCCATGCAATGTCCGGATAAGAGACCTGTCTTGCGTGACGAATCGCCCGACCTGGAGGCGGTGACGCAAACCCACGCAGTTCGCCAGGTCCGGGGGCCGACGATCCCGGCCAGCGGCACCTGAAGTCCACAAAGGACTCATTGTGACCTCGACAGCGAACGCCCTGGCGAGCGGTCAGGCCCCGCCCTTCGACGCTGCGCAGTGCGTGGAAACGCTCACTGCGTGGGTGCGCACGCCCGCCCCGGCTGCCGACGCCGAAGTTCTCCGCGCCAGGACCGCGGCCACCTACTTCGGCTACTGCACCGTCCGGACCGCTGTCGTCAGTGCATGACGGGCCCGCCGCTCGGTGAGCAGCGGTACGAAGTCACGAATCCGAGCGTCCTCGAAGGCGCGGTAGCTCTCATCCACCACATCATGGATGTGGTCGGCACTGTGGACAGTGCCGAACTTCGCGGTCAGCCGCTGGACGACGAGCCGGATTTCGAGGAGCTCGCGAAGGGAGGGGTGAGTGGACATGCTTTCGTCTCCTTCGGCGAAAGTCCTCTCGGTCTCGCCTCCGAAGGTAACCGCCGCGTGCCGCTGCGCCCAGGGGCCAATGTCCCCGCGCCGTAGGCACTTCGTCCCCGTCGCGACGCGAGACCCGGCGATCCTCGTCCGACCCGGTGCCTCCCGACGGATCGGCACCCGCGAACCGCGGGTGCTGGTAGACGCCGCCTGGGCGAAAGACGCCCAGCGGATCGAAAACGCGGCGAAGGAGCTTCGGTGTCACCGCCGGTCCGTCCGCCGCGATGCCCGGGCTCGAGACGCCGTCAAGGGAACTTTGAGGGAATCTGAGTCCCTCAATGTTCCCTTCACGGCACCCGGGCAATGCCCGAAGTCGTTGTTCACTCCGCGCCGGAGCCCGGCGACGGCTCGAGAATCACGACCGCGGTCTGGCCGGGCCGGCGCGCCGCGTAGGCGTCGAGATTCTTGTCCAGCTCGCGCCACCGAGCCCAGAGCCGCTCTCGCTCCTCGCCGTCGGCCGCTCGGCCCCGGATGCGGTGCTGGCCGTCGACCAGCGTCACGGTCGCTTCGGGACGGGCCTGCAGGTTCAGCCACCACGCCGGCTCGGGCCCGGCCCAGCCGTTCATCGCGAGTGTGACCAGATCCGGGCCGTCACGGAAGTAGGCGAGGATCACGCCGCGCTCCTGGCCAGTCCGCCGGCCCACGGTTGTCAGCCGCATGGTGCCCCACCGGTCCGGCTTCGGCGGCCATAACCCGGCCCGGCCCCGCGTGAGGCGATACAGAGCGCGGTGCCCCTTCCACGCCAAGCGGATGAACCACCGTGGCGGAAGCGGCGCAGATCGCGTGCGTTCGTCGGACATCGCACCTCCGATGCTCTCGATCGGCCGACCGTAGGTCCGCGCCGGACCCGCGTCGTAGGGCCGCTGGTCCAGAGACACCGGGCCGACAGTCCATCGCGCGACGGTCACGTACCTCCGCGCCCCGGCGAGAGTGCGTTCGAAACCCAGCCCTGCGTACCGACGCTTGCGCCGGGCCCTGGCCAAGCGGTCCTGGCTGCGCCCGGTCGCCGTCACTGTCTTCGGCGGCGTCGACCCGCCCGGACGCACGAATCGGCACCGACGGGACCTGCGGAACTGGGACGCGATCCGGCGCTGGGCCCGGCAGATGCCGGAGCGGTCCTGACGACGTTTGCCCGTCGTCGCGGTCCTCAGCGGTTCCTGGGTACCGCGGGTCGCGCGGCGGAGCTGAACCGGGCGGCGCGCCGGTGGGTCCGGTATCCCTCCACACGAGCTCGCCGGACCGGCGTCGCGGGAAGGGTGCGGAAGAACCAGCGCTTGGCCAGTTCGACCAGAACCACGTACCCGCTGATCATCAGCACGAGCACGAAGAAGAACAGGCCAGGCAGCGGAGCGAAGCCGAGCTCGCCGGCGAGCGGCGTGGCGGGCAGCACCGCACCGGCAGCCACCACGGCGAGCGTCGCGGTGAGCAGAGGCACGCTGGGCCGGCTGCGGTAGAACGGGCTGCGCCGGGTCCGGATCACGAACAGCACCAGGGTCTGGGTGGCCAGCGACTCGACGAACCAGCCGGTCCGGAACAGCACCGGGCCGGCGTGGAAGACCTGCAGCATCACGGCGAAGGTGACGAAGTCGAACAACGAGCTGACCGGCCCGAACACCAGCATGAACCGGCGGATCAGGCCGATGTCCCAGCGCGAGGGCCGCTCCAGTTGTTCGGCATCGACGGTGTCGGTGGGGATCGCGAGCTGGCTGGTGTCGTAGAGCAGGTTGTTGAGCAGGATCTGCGAAGGCAGCATCGGCAGGAACGACAGGAACGCCGAGGCGCCCGCGGCGCTGAACATGTTGCCGAAGTTGCTCGACGTGCCCATCAGGACGTACTTGATCGTGTTGGCGAAGACGCGCCGCCCTTCGACGACTCCGTCGGCGAGCACTTGCAGGTCCTTCTCCAGCAGGACCACGTCGGCCGCGTCCTTGGCCACGTCGGTGCCGGAGTCCACCGAGATGCCCACGTCCGCCGCGTGCAGCGCCAGAGCGTCGTTGACCCCGTCGCCGAGGAAGGCCACGTCGACCTCGGCGGCGCGCTGGGCCCGCACAATCCGTGCCTTCTGCTCCGGGTCCACCCGCGCGAACACCGTGGTTCCCGGGAGCCGCTCGGCGAGGTCCGCGTCGCTGAGACGGTCGAGGTCGGCACCGGTGAGGACGTCGCCCGGGGGCAGGCCGAGATCCGCGCACACGCGAGCGGCGACCGACGGGTTGTCGCCCGTGATGACCTTGACGGTCACGCCGAGGCCGGCCAGCCTGCGCAGCGCGGTGCGCGCGCTTGCCTTCGGCGGATCCGAGAACACCAGGAACCCGCACAGCGTCAGGTCGCGCTCGTCGCTCGGTTCGAGCGGCGGCGGACCGGTTGCCGAACGGGTGGCCACGGCGACGACCCGGTGTCCGGCCGCGAACTCGGTTTCCAGCACGGCCGCGGCGGCCTTCGGCGCACCGGGACACCGCTCCAGCACCGCCTCCGGTGCGCCCTTGGTGACAAGAATCCGCGCACCGGCCGGGGTGTCGACGAGCACCGAGGTGAGCCGGCGCCGATGGTCGAACGGCAGCACAGCCAGCCGTTCGTATCGCTCGACAGCGTCTCGGGAGGCACCGGGACTCTGCCACAGGGCAGCGTCCAGCGGGTTGCCGTCCACTGCCTCGTCCGAGCAGACCAAGCCGAGCAGCAGAACGTCGTCGTTCGCGCTGCCGTCCGGACCGAGCGCGCGCATGAATTCGATCCGGCCTTCGGTCAGCGTGCCGGTCTTGTCGGTGAAGAGCACTTCGGTGTCGCCGAGGTCTTCGATGCACAACAGCCGTTTCACCAGCACCTTGCGCCGGGCCAGCTGCCGCGAGCCCGCTGCCAGGCTGGTGGACACGACCGCCGGCAACAGCTGCGGCGAGATGCCCACCGCGATCGCCAGCGAGAACAGCAGCGCGTCGAGGAGCGGGCGGTCCAGCACCAGGTTCACCACGAAGATCCCGCCCGTGAGCACCGCCGCGACCTGCACGAGCAGCCCCGAAAACCGGCGCAACCCGACCTGGAACTCTGTCTCCGGGTGGTGCGCGCCGAGGCTGAGCGCGATCCGTCCGAACTCCGCCGCCGCCCCGGTCGCGACGACCACGCCCCGCCCGGCGCCCGCGGTGACCACCGTGCCCATCAACGCGCAGCCGGACAGCTGAGCAACCGGGCTGCCGGACGGCACCGGTTCGACCGACTTCCCCACCGGGAGAGCTTCTCCGGTCAGCACAGACTCGTCGCACTGCACGCCGGTCGCGGAGATCAGCCGGATGTCGGCCGGGACCACCTCGCCCAGCCGCAGCTCGACGACATCCCCGGGCACCAGTTCGACCACGTCGACCGACTCCGCCTCGCCTCCGCGGAGCACGGTGACCCGGTGGGTGATCTGGTCGTGCAGGGCCTGAGCCGAGCGTTCCGCGCGGTACTCGTTGAAGAAACCCAGGCCCACCGAGACGGCCAAGATCACCCCGATGATGACCGCGTCGGTTCGCTCGCCCAGGAAGAACGACGCGATCGCGGTGACCGCGAGCAGGACCAGCAACGGCGACCGCAGCTGACGCATCAGCACCGGCAACGCATGTGCGCCGTGCGAACGGACCGCGTTGGGGCCGAACCGTTCCCGTCGCGCCTGGTACTCCACAGTGGACAAGCCGCCGGCAGTACCGCCGAGTGCTTGCAGCACCTGCTCGGTCGGCAACGCGCCCGCTTCACGGACGCCCATCATCCGCGGCGGTTCGGGAGCGGTCGCAGCCGACGGGGCAGTCTGCTTCATGATTCCGCATCGTGTCGGCGGCCACGCGACCGGCACTAGGGACCAATGACCCTCAGCCCGGGACCATCGATCCATCCCGTTACCGGACGGGACAGGGCCCCGCGATCTGTCCGCTTTACGGCGGAACTGCCGTGAAGGGGCCCTTGCCGGACTCAGATTCCCGCAAGGAGCCCTTCCCGGAACTGGTCGCGGTGCCTACCGGCAGGCAGGGCCGCGCAGCGGGAACACGCATTCTCTTTTGCGAGAGCCGGACCGGAATCACGTGAGCGGCACCCGGACCACGGCCGGCGTGGTCGGCTGCGGGGACCCAGCGGCGGGTTCGGTGGTGATGCCGATGCGGTCCACGTCCGCCGGCAGGGCCGCGGTGACCGCGCCGGAACCAGTGGGCAGCAATCCGGCCGACTGCGCGCCGCGGCGGCCGATGAACCACACCTGGTAGGTGTGCCCCGCCGCCGGCATCGGGAGCGCCTGCGCGGTGACGACGGCTTCGCCGTGTTGCCGGGAAAAACTGACCACCACGGCCCCGCCGGCGGTGGCGGTCGCGCGGATCGAGGTCATGTCCGGTGCGGGCCCGGCGATCTGCGTCGTCGGCTCCGGGCTCGACCGGAAAGCGCCGATACCGATCCCTCCGAAGAGGACCGCGACCGCGGCGGCGACTGCCGCGAGTGCGATCGTCGCTCGTTTGCGCCACGGCCGCCGGTGCGGCGGCTCGACTGCCGCCGGCGGCGGAAGTTGCCTCGTCGCGGCGACCTCGGTGAGGACCCGGCTGCGCAGCCGGGACGTGGCGGCAACGGT
This sequence is a window from Amycolatopsis benzoatilytica AK 16/65. Protein-coding genes within it:
- a CDS encoding cyclase family protein gives rise to the protein MRRLVDISVPLQSGIASDPPGHRPSITYIDHQQSVPDMLRFFPGATAADLPDGEGWAIERIEATTHTGTHLDAPYHYASTMDGGRPAITIDEVPLHWCFQNGVKLDFRHLPDGHVVTPADIDTELDRIGHQLRPLDIVLVNTRAGTRYGQDDYVASGCGVGRAATLHVLEQGVRVTGTDAWSWDAPFSFTAERYARDHDASVIWEGHRAGREIGYCHLEKLHNLESLPAYGFQVACFPVKIHAASAGWTRAVAIFDEETA
- the mgtA gene encoding magnesium-translocating P-type ATPase — encoded protein: MKQTAPSAATAPEPPRMMGVREAGALPTEQVLQALGGTAGGLSTVEYQARRERFGPNAVRSHGAHALPVLMRQLRSPLLVLLAVTAIASFFLGERTDAVIIGVILAVSVGLGFFNEYRAERSAQALHDQITHRVTVLRGGEAESVDVVELVPGDVVELRLGEVVPADIRLISATGVQCDESVLTGEALPVGKSVEPVPSGSPVAQLSGCALMGTVVTAGAGRGVVVATGAAAEFGRIALSLGAHHPETEFQVGLRRFSGLLVQVAAVLTGGIFVVNLVLDRPLLDALLFSLAIAVGISPQLLPAVVSTSLAAGSRQLARRKVLVKRLLCIEDLGDTEVLFTDKTGTLTEGRIEFMRALGPDGSANDDVLLLGLVCSDEAVDGNPLDAALWQSPGASRDAVERYERLAVLPFDHRRRLTSVLVDTPAGARILVTKGAPEAVLERCPGAPKAAAAVLETEFAAGHRVVAVATRSATGPPPLEPSDERDLTLCGFLVFSDPPKASARTALRRLAGLGVTVKVITGDNPSVAARVCADLGLPPGDVLTGADLDRLSDADLAERLPGTTVFARVDPEQKARIVRAQRAAEVDVAFLGDGVNDALALHAADVGISVDSGTDVAKDAADVVLLEKDLQVLADGVVEGRRVFANTIKYVLMGTSSNFGNMFSAAGASAFLSFLPMLPSQILLNNLLYDTSQLAIPTDTVDAEQLERPSRWDIGLIRRFMLVFGPVSSLFDFVTFAVMLQVFHAGPVLFRTGWFVESLATQTLVLFVIRTRRSPFYRSRPSVPLLTATLAVVAAGAVLPATPLAGELGFAPLPGLFFFVLVLMISGYVVLVELAKRWFFRTLPATPVRRARVEGYRTHRRAARFSSAARPAVPRNR
- a CDS encoding fumarylacetoacetate hydrolase family protein, coding for MRIGSLLVDGVPRYGVIDGDRIDLLPETADVFEVLAAGQAVAAGERSAWDETASIAVPVPIASIRDFITFEQHTAGSLRAITGNSDVPDAWYEAPAFYFTNPHAAIGSGAPVPMPPGCEVLDFELEVAVVIGTAGFNLSAAEAVNHIAGFTILNDWSARDLQSREMRVGLGPAKGKDTATTLGPVLVTPDELAHYESDGRYDLAMEVFVNDARIGGDTLANMAWTFAELIAYASRGTWVRPGDVLGSGTCGSGCLAELWGWHGERQPPPLRIGDTVRMTVQGIGTIHNTVIAGPPLHDVPPARRSR
- a CDS encoding nitroreductase family deazaflavin-dependent oxidoreductase, with protein sequence MRLTTVGRRTGQERGVILAYFRDGPDLVTLAMNGWAGPEPAWWLNLQARPEATVTLVDGQHRIRGRAADGEERERLWARWRELDKNLDAYAARRPGQTAVVILEPSPGSGAE
- a CDS encoding three-helix bundle dimerization domain-containing protein, whose amino-acid sequence is MSTHPSLRELLEIRLVVQRLTAKFGTVHSADHIHDVVDESYRAFEDARIRDFVPLLTERRARHALTTAVRTVQ
- a CDS encoding anti-sigma factor, which translates into the protein MTTADVHTLTGAYALDAVTDLERAAFARHLAECPVCAGEVDEFHATAAKIGLATTVAATSRLRSRVLTEVAATRQLPPPAAVEPPHRRPWRKRATIALAAVAAAVAVLFGGIGIGAFRSSPEPTTQIAGPAPDMTSIRATATAGGAVVVSFSRQHGEAVVTAQALPMPAAGHTYQVWFIGRRGAQSAGLLPTGSGAVTAALPADVDRIGITTEPAAGSPQPTTPAVVRVPLT